atcctaacaaACATATCAATAGTTCTCTTATAAATCAGTACTCTTCCTTACTATTTCGTACATCACAGTCTCTTCAATGGCTACCACAGAAGGAAACCCTAAAATCTCCGAGCTGGCAGCAGCGCCTACGAAGAAAGGAAGAAGCAAAAAAGCGTCAAatcccaccaccaccaccgtgGCAGCTATGGCGAGCCCCACCCGAGAAGAGATCGTGAACTCTGATTTGGAGAAACAGGTGCTAGCAATGCAGGTGGAGCTCGAGAAGCTCAAGATCGTAAAGGAGGAAGCCGAGGCGAATATGAAGAGCAAAAAGGTGGAGCTCGATAGGCTCTACAACAAGATCAAAGACGAGTCTAATGCAAAGGTATGTTGCATCTTCACATGATCATTTCAATCAAGAAACTAACTAAATATGATGCTTTTAATAGGTAGAGGAAGCCAAATCTAACCCAAAGGTatgttatgttattttatgtatatatatcatGTGTCCTGATGATAATTTCAGTCAAGTAACTTACTAAATATGATGCTTTTAAATATAAGGTGGAGGAAGCTAAATCTAATAATGCAAAGGTATGTTATGTAATGTAGTAGTAtcagttaataaaaaaaattgatgatcATTTCAATCATGAAACTTATTCAAATGTGATGGTTTTAATAGGTGAGTGAAGTTAAGAAGACAGATGGTGATTCGAAAGATGGAATTGTTGTGAGACGAAGATCAAAGAGAGAGTGGAAACCACCAAATCATATGAAAGATTTCAAATTGGCTAAAGATAGTTAGCTTTATGTGATTTCAAacttgttttcttgttttcttgtttaattaatgttaGTACGTCTTAATTCCTAGAAGGTTGTGGTCTaatatttcaacaatttaGTAGTATGAGATGAGCATGTATTTTGTATAAGTTTGTGAAGTTGATCAAAGTACATTTGATGAAGTTAGAGCTAATGTAggatttcttttatttaatctcAACTATTCTCAAGTTGATGATACTCCATATTGAAAGACGTAAATTTAActcttcaaatttatattgGATTCCTAAATTTAGGCGtagttatttatattgattCACACTAAAGAAAACGGgacatattttctttgttttaatttaaatgattgAGAATTCATTGGAGTGATTGTATTTGAATTCaatatttcacatatttctATCAACTTAGAAATTGTGAGGATGACGACGGACAATTTGTTTAGAAATAAGTGATGAAGTTTAGATGTTTGTTTGCAGGCATTAAGCATACTGAAAGCGTCTCTTACGTCCACGTCTGTTCTCACTGATGCTCTGCTCAATTCCGTGCCGATCAAACAACCAAATACAGAAAAAGGGGAGATTAAAACAGGATTCAAAGAGGTAACAAATTTGTAGAATTATTCATTTTGATTGATACAGGCTTTGTGTATATTGAAAGCCTCTCTAACATCCACTTCTCATCTCTCTGATATTCTTCTTACTCAGAATTCCAACAAACGGGTGAAGCAAGAAGTCTGAAAGTAGTGCAAAATATTGTTTACTTTTGCagctttgtttttgttttattacatCCTTAGTTTTCATGAAGCAggatattgttttttttttgttggcaTTGTATGATCAAATACTTTGCAACTTGAGACTGTCAAGATTATCATGAAAGAGTGTGATTTTGCTTACAATATGCCTTCATTTAACTGATTGAGTATGTTGTACTTTAATTTACAGAAAGACAAACGAGTAATTTCCAATCATTGGCCTTGTTAATCAGGTTTAAAGAGTTTTAGGAAATGTTCTCGAAgtaaaaaatgttaatgaaagaccacttattcctttttttttttattttttcctaaaacGCAAACTTTTCATTTGGAAATTGAAATCTCTTTTCCTAAATGCTTCATTAAAGGGTAAATgtcatatattattaatttaggaGGCTGATTTTGGCGGTAGGAATGTGAGAAAAATCTTAGTCCATATCTTCCCTATATATTCCGTATATCATGCATAATTAAGCCATTCTAATCCAAGATCTTGATATATATCGAGCAAAAACCTAGATTTGATGCGCttgaaaagaatatttattcaCTCAATATATCTGATTAATTGACGGTGTACTATTAGTAAAAAGAGATGCACACAAGTATTACtcatcataattcataatctccaatatcaattaatttgtaTTGCCTTtccaatttgattttgaagttcCACCGTCAC
The genomic region above belongs to Salvia hispanica cultivar TCC Black 2014 chromosome 3, UniMelb_Shisp_WGS_1.0, whole genome shotgun sequence and contains:
- the LOC125211359 gene encoding uncharacterized protein LOC125211359 isoform X1; the encoded protein is MASPTREEIVNSDLEKQVLAMQVELEKLKIVKEEAEANMKSKKVELDRLYNKIKDESNAKVEEAKSNPKVEEAKSNNAKALSILKASLTSTSVLTDALLNSVPIKQPNTEKGEIKTGFKENSNKRVKQEV
- the LOC125211359 gene encoding uncharacterized protein LOC125211359 isoform X3 produces the protein MASPTREEIVNSDLEKQVLAMQVELEKLKIVKEEAEANMKSKKVELDRLYNKIKDESNAKVEEAKSNPKVEEAKSNNAKVSEVKKTDGDSKDGIVVRRRSKREWKPPNHMKDFKLAKDS
- the LOC125211359 gene encoding uncharacterized protein LOC125211359 isoform X4, translated to MASPTREEIVNSDLEKQVLAMQVELEKLKIVKEEAEANMKSKKVELDRLYNKIKDESNAKALSILKASLTSTSVLTDALLNSVPIKQPNTEKGEIKTGFKENSNKRVKQEV
- the LOC125211359 gene encoding uncharacterized protein LOC125211359 isoform X2, encoding MASPTREEIVNSDLEKQVLAMQVELEKLKIVKEEAEANMKSKKVELDRLYNKIKDESNAKVEEAKSNPKALSILKASLTSTSVLTDALLNSVPIKQPNTEKGEIKTGFKENSNKRVKQEV